A genomic region of Methylobacterium durans contains the following coding sequences:
- a CDS encoding DUF3072 domain-containing protein: protein MAKAATKNENPKTNPKDASNRVKDPDQWTTGSEPMTGAQASYLKTLSEEAKEPEAFDPDLDKAEASKRIDALRTDAGHA, encoded by the coding sequence ATGGCCAAGGCAGCGACGAAGAACGAGAATCCCAAGACCAACCCCAAGGACGCCTCGAACCGGGTCAAGGATCCCGATCAGTGGACCACCGGCAGCGAACCGATGACCGGCGCGCAGGCCTCCTACCTCAAGACCCTTTCGGAGGAGGCCAAGGAGCCGGAGGCGTTCGATCCCGATCTTGATAAGGCGGAGGCCTCGAAGCGCATTGATGCCCTCAGGACGGATGCAGGTCATGCCTGA
- a CDS encoding thioredoxin domain-containing protein — protein MNRLAQATSPYLQQHRDNPVAWWEWSPQALAEAVRLNRPILLSIGYSACHWCHVMAHESFEDPDVAAVMNALFINIKVDREERPDVDHIYMGALQAMGERGGWPLTMFLTPQAEPFWGGTYFPKEPRLGRPGFVDLLRAVAHTFESQPERIAGNRAALLNGLAGSAGHAPAPAMTAHDLESVGARLAGVFDPRNGGIGGAPKFPNPTVLEFAARHARRADDGMLRELVHLTLERMAKGGMHDHLGGGFARYSTDERWLVPHFEKMLYDNAQLIDLYALMAVETGSPLARSVAEGIVSWLTREMLTPEGAFASSLDADSEGEEGKFYVWDPAEIRAVLSPDDAALFARMYDITDGGNFEGKSIPNRLDAPETDTGTEARLERLRATLLARRELRARPSRDDKVLADWNGLMIAGLVRAGLLLDRPDWVSLAATAFSANVSLLGRDGRLGHAARAGSLVYPGFALDHATMMRAALALFEATGEQTYLEHARRWCDVLLREYRVPETGLLAMTSSKTPEPLITRPQPVQDDAVPNANGVFADALVRLAALTHDETARREAETLLERLSGPTRVSPLAHCSVLNAVDQHLRATSIIVGSEAAELLETARRLAYLDRSVASATAWDRVVADWKNEAALDLGARSALICAGMQCSLPVSDSVALLAAQRDALGSHT, from the coding sequence ATGAACCGTCTCGCGCAAGCGACGTCACCCTACCTGCAGCAGCACAGGGACAACCCGGTCGCTTGGTGGGAATGGAGCCCGCAGGCGCTCGCAGAGGCGGTACGCCTGAACCGCCCGATCCTCCTCTCCATCGGCTACTCGGCCTGTCACTGGTGCCATGTCATGGCTCACGAGAGCTTTGAGGATCCGGACGTCGCAGCCGTGATGAACGCGCTCTTCATCAACATCAAGGTGGATCGCGAAGAGCGGCCCGATGTCGACCACATCTACATGGGCGCGCTGCAGGCCATGGGAGAGCGGGGTGGCTGGCCCCTCACCATGTTTCTGACGCCGCAGGCCGAGCCGTTCTGGGGTGGAACCTACTTTCCCAAAGAGCCACGGCTCGGCCGCCCTGGTTTTGTCGACCTCCTGCGCGCTGTGGCTCATACCTTCGAGAGTCAGCCTGAGCGGATCGCAGGCAATCGTGCTGCGCTGCTGAACGGCCTGGCGGGGTCTGCAGGTCATGCACCCGCTCCTGCAATGACAGCTCACGACCTTGAGAGCGTTGGTGCGCGGTTGGCCGGCGTGTTCGATCCTCGGAACGGCGGTATCGGTGGCGCGCCCAAGTTCCCGAATCCCACGGTTCTGGAGTTCGCTGCCCGGCATGCACGCCGGGCCGACGACGGGATGCTGCGCGAGCTCGTCCACCTCACGCTCGAGCGCATGGCCAAGGGTGGCATGCACGATCATCTCGGGGGCGGCTTCGCACGCTACTCCACCGATGAGCGTTGGCTCGTGCCGCACTTCGAGAAGATGCTGTACGACAATGCGCAGCTGATCGACCTCTACGCGCTGATGGCCGTTGAGACGGGCTCGCCGCTCGCGCGATCGGTGGCCGAGGGGATCGTGTCCTGGCTCACGCGCGAGATGCTCACGCCCGAGGGTGCGTTCGCCTCCAGTCTCGATGCGGACTCGGAAGGGGAGGAAGGCAAGTTCTACGTGTGGGATCCCGCTGAGATTCGAGCGGTTCTCAGCCCCGACGACGCGGCCCTGTTCGCGCGCATGTACGACATCACGGACGGCGGCAACTTCGAAGGCAAGAGCATCCCCAACCGGCTCGATGCCCCCGAGACGGATACGGGCACGGAAGCCCGGCTGGAACGACTGCGCGCGACGCTGCTCGCGCGTCGCGAGCTGCGCGCCCGACCTAGCCGCGACGATAAGGTCTTGGCCGATTGGAATGGGCTGATGATCGCGGGGCTCGTGCGAGCGGGGCTGCTCCTCGATCGGCCGGACTGGGTAAGCCTTGCAGCAACGGCCTTCTCAGCCAACGTGAGCCTGCTGGGGCGCGACGGCCGCCTCGGGCACGCGGCGCGGGCAGGCAGCCTGGTGTATCCGGGGTTTGCACTCGACCACGCCACGATGATGCGGGCCGCCCTTGCCCTCTTCGAAGCAACCGGGGAGCAAACCTATCTGGAGCACGCACGGCGCTGGTGTGACGTGCTTCTGCGCGAGTACCGGGTACCAGAGACGGGCCTGCTTGCGATGACCTCAAGCAAGACGCCGGAGCCGCTCATCACGCGGCCCCAGCCTGTGCAGGACGACGCTGTACCCAACGCCAACGGGGTCTTCGCTGACGCACTGGTGCGGCTCGCCGCACTGACGCATGACGAGACAGCCCGGCGTGAGGCGGAGACGCTGCTGGAGCGGCTCAGCGGTCCAACACGGGTCTCCCCGCTGGCCCATTGTTCCGTCCTCAACGCCGTGGATCAGCACCTCCGCGCCACCTCCATCATCGTCGGATCAGAGGCGGCGGAACTCCTCGAGACGGCTCGGCGCCTGGCGTATCTCGACCGGTCCGTCGCCAGCGCCACAGCATGGGACCGCGTGGTGGCGGACTGGAAGAACGAGGCTGCATTAGATCTCGGCGCCCGGTCGGCGCTGATCTGTGCAGGAATGCAGTGCTCCCTACCCGTGTCCGATTCAGTAGCGCTCCTCGCTGCTCAGCGCGACGCACTGGGCAGTCACACCTGA
- a CDS encoding SMP-30/gluconolactonase/LRE family protein, translating to MAKGAQLCSLYDQAVFSEGPVWWPAREILVWSDVEGRRVLGWHPDGRVEVVVDATPFTNGHTIDVAGNLIHCEHGSRGLSCTTPDGRTTVLVRDYDGRRFNSPNDVTCAPDGALWFTDPAFGLHSPRQGALDEPELDHRSVYRFDPQTGQVERMADFEQPNGLAFSPDGSTLYVSDTSQALGGTRHEIQAFDVTEGGRLSARRLFAVIEPGVPDGFRVDQRGWIWTSSGAGVQVFSDRAEKLGLIPTPQAATNCAFGSGERRLFITAQQHLYAIDLGG from the coding sequence GTGGCGAAGGGAGCGCAGTTGTGTTCGCTCTACGATCAGGCAGTGTTCAGCGAGGGGCCGGTGTGGTGGCCCGCGCGCGAGATCCTGGTCTGGTCGGATGTCGAAGGGCGACGCGTGCTCGGGTGGCATCCTGACGGCCGGGTCGAGGTCGTGGTCGATGCCACCCCATTCACCAACGGCCACACGATCGACGTGGCCGGCAACCTGATCCACTGCGAACACGGTAGCCGGGGATTGAGCTGCACGACCCCTGACGGGCGAACGACCGTGCTTGTGCGTGACTACGATGGTCGCCGCTTCAACTCACCCAATGACGTGACCTGCGCACCGGACGGAGCACTCTGGTTCACGGATCCGGCCTTCGGCCTGCATTCGCCCCGGCAGGGTGCCCTCGACGAGCCTGAACTCGACCACAGGAGTGTCTACCGGTTCGATCCCCAAACCGGACAGGTCGAGCGCATGGCGGACTTCGAGCAGCCAAACGGCCTGGCATTCTCACCCGATGGCAGCACGCTCTACGTCTCCGACACCTCGCAGGCTCTTGGCGGCACACGGCACGAGATTCAGGCGTTCGACGTCACGGAAGGCGGCAGGCTGAGTGCACGGCGGCTGTTCGCGGTGATCGAGCCGGGCGTGCCGGATGGCTTCCGCGTTGACCAGCGCGGCTGGATCTGGACGAGTTCAGGAGCAGGCGTGCAGGTGTTCTCTGACCGAGCGGAGAAGCTCGGGTTGATCCCGACGCCCCAGGCCGCCACGAACTGCGCCTTCGGCTCTGGAGAGCGGCGGCTGTTCATCACGGCGCAGCAGCACCTCTACGCGATTGATCTCGGCGGGTGA
- a CDS encoding DedA family protein, whose product MLEFVLGDLSHLIATHGLWIVALVIGLESMGLPLPGETCLVTASLYAGATGNLSLGAVIAAAVAGAVIGDSVGFWIGRSVGQRALVRHGPRIGITPEKIKLGRYLFLRHGGKVVFLGRFVAVLRVLAALLAGANQMAWPRFFLFNATGGLVWATVFACGAYFFGSRIEAVTGPVGVCLLVLAAAGLIWLIVMLRKHEARLLEEAEQALPGPLMPT is encoded by the coding sequence ATGTTGGAGTTCGTTCTTGGAGACCTGTCCCACCTGATCGCCACGCACGGACTCTGGATCGTGGCGCTGGTGATCGGCCTGGAGAGCATGGGCCTGCCGCTTCCGGGTGAGACGTGTCTCGTCACCGCCTCCCTCTACGCCGGAGCAACCGGCAATCTCTCCTTGGGCGCGGTCATTGCGGCAGCCGTGGCAGGGGCGGTGATAGGCGACAGCGTCGGCTTCTGGATTGGCCGGAGCGTGGGGCAGCGCGCGCTGGTCCGGCACGGGCCACGGATCGGCATCACACCTGAGAAGATCAAGCTCGGGCGCTACCTCTTCCTGCGCCATGGCGGCAAGGTCGTGTTCCTCGGCCGCTTCGTCGCCGTGCTGCGCGTGCTGGCGGCGCTGTTGGCGGGCGCTAACCAGATGGCATGGCCACGTTTCTTCCTGTTCAATGCCACAGGCGGGCTGGTCTGGGCGACGGTATTTGCCTGCGGAGCCTATTTCTTCGGCTCGCGCATCGAGGCAGTGACCGGTCCCGTGGGCGTATGCCTACTCGTCCTGGCAGCGGCTGGTTTGATCTGGCTCATCGTCATGCTGCGCAAGCACGAGGCGCGCCTTCTGGAAGAGGCAGAGCAGGCGCTCCCCGGCCCGCTGATGCCGACCTAA
- a CDS encoding IS256 family transposase, with protein MTDDRVALIEALQKADDGNFLRSLAETVLQILMEADVEGLIGAGRYERTGERSTYRNGYRERSLDTRLGSLNLKIPKLRTGSYFPGFLEPRRTVEKALVAVIQEAWIAGVSTRRVDDLVQAMGLSGISKSSVSKLCKEIDERVNAFLTRPLSGAWPYLWLDATYLKVREGGRIVSVAAIVAVAVDTEGRREIVGLHIGPSEAEVFWTDFLRSLVKRGLSGVQLVISDAHEGLKAAIRRMLKATWQRCRVHWTRNALAYVPRTQQTMVAAGLRHAFQQPDQDAARAALQHLGEQLHNRWPKLKVFIEATCEDVLAYLTFPLQHRAKLHSTNPLERLNKEIKRRADVVGIFPNTDSIQRLIGAVLLEANDEWQLQHRYMQIEGMAGFAPALIEESVTTLPPQAA; from the coding sequence ATGACCGACGACAGAGTGGCACTGATCGAGGCGCTGCAGAAGGCTGACGACGGCAACTTCCTGCGCTCGTTGGCCGAGACGGTCCTGCAGATCCTGATGGAGGCCGACGTGGAGGGCCTGATCGGCGCCGGTCGCTACGAGCGCACAGGCGAACGCAGCACCTACCGCAACGGCTATCGCGAACGCAGCCTCGACACACGGCTCGGCTCACTCAACCTGAAGATCCCCAAGCTGCGGACCGGCAGCTACTTCCCCGGCTTCCTGGAGCCGCGCCGCACGGTCGAGAAGGCGCTGGTCGCCGTGATCCAGGAGGCGTGGATCGCCGGCGTCTCGACTCGGCGCGTCGACGACCTCGTGCAGGCCATGGGCCTGTCGGGCATCTCCAAGTCCTCGGTGTCGAAGCTGTGCAAGGAGATCGACGAGCGCGTGAACGCCTTCCTGACGCGTCCGCTCTCGGGTGCGTGGCCCTATCTCTGGCTCGATGCCACCTACCTGAAGGTGCGCGAGGGCGGTCGCATCGTCTCTGTCGCTGCCATAGTCGCCGTCGCGGTGGACACAGAGGGGCGGCGCGAGATCGTCGGCCTGCACATCGGTCCGTCCGAGGCCGAGGTGTTCTGGACAGACTTTCTGCGGAGCTTGGTCAAGCGCGGGCTCTCGGGCGTGCAGCTCGTCATCTCGGATGCCCACGAGGGGCTCAAGGCGGCCATCCGCCGGATGCTGAAGGCGACCTGGCAACGCTGCCGCGTTCATTGGACCCGGAACGCGCTGGCTTACGTGCCGCGCACCCAGCAGACCATGGTGGCTGCCGGCCTGCGCCACGCCTTCCAGCAGCCCGATCAGGACGCCGCCCGGGCCGCCCTTCAGCACCTGGGCGAGCAACTGCACAACCGCTGGCCGAAGCTGAAGGTCTTCATCGAGGCCACGTGCGAGGACGTGCTGGCCTACCTGACTTTCCCGCTCCAGCATCGGGCCAAGCTTCACAGCACGAACCCGCTGGAACGCCTCAACAAGGAGATCAAGCGGCGCGCCGATGTGGTCGGCATCTTCCCCAACACGGACTCGATCCAACGCCTGATCGGTGCGGTGCTCCTGGAGGCCAACGACGAGTGGCAGCTTCAGCACCGCTATATGCAGATCGAGGGCATGGCCGGGTTTGCTCCGGCGTTGATCGAGGAGAGCGTCACGACACTTCCACCACAGGCGGCCTGA
- a CDS encoding sensor histidine kinase, with protein MHDLPPAAQPPSEREAELEAEIGRLRRSLDEAVRRTADDVPGATAGYEHEVADLRAALALEQARSGELEQANAELTASRAALAASEARYRLAVESASDYAIFTTDLTGRITGWNSGAENLMGWTENEAVGAPANLIFTPEDDRVAIAETEMRLAVTEGRGEDDRWHLKKDGSRFWANGLMMPLRDDEGGLVGFLKILRDRTEAKRAAERQALLVHELNHRVKNTLATVQAFTSQTLRTAGSLAEAREAITARLIALAQAHDVLTAEDWQGADLAQIVADALRLHGGDGERCRWQGNAVRVSSRIALALAMVLHELATNAIKYGALSNATGTVSVTWKITDVGDRSAEPRLRLALRWEERGGPPVTPPTRRGFGTRMIERGLASELQGEVQMSYEPAGVVCLLDIPLEVG; from the coding sequence TTGCACGACCTGCCCCCGGCCGCTCAGCCGCCGAGCGAACGTGAAGCCGAGCTTGAGGCCGAGATTGGCCGCCTGCGTCGCTCGCTCGATGAGGCTGTGCGGCGCACAGCCGACGATGTGCCTGGGGCTACCGCAGGCTATGAGCACGAAGTGGCCGATCTTCGCGCCGCTCTGGCTCTTGAGCAGGCACGCTCGGGCGAGTTGGAGCAGGCGAACGCTGAACTCACCGCTAGTCGCGCGGCTCTCGCGGCCAGCGAAGCGCGCTATCGCCTCGCGGTGGAGAGCGCCAGCGACTACGCCATCTTCACCACCGACCTGACCGGGCGCATCACCGGCTGGAACTCAGGTGCTGAGAACCTGATGGGCTGGACCGAGAACGAGGCCGTCGGCGCTCCAGCCAACCTGATCTTTACGCCCGAGGACGACCGGGTCGCCATCGCGGAAACCGAGATGCGCTTGGCCGTGACGGAAGGCCGTGGCGAGGACGATCGCTGGCACCTCAAGAAAGATGGCAGCCGCTTCTGGGCGAACGGCCTGATGATGCCACTACGCGATGATGAGGGTGGGCTCGTCGGCTTTCTCAAGATTCTGCGGGACCGCACGGAAGCGAAGCGCGCAGCCGAGCGTCAGGCTCTTCTGGTGCACGAACTCAACCATCGCGTGAAGAACACGCTGGCCACTGTCCAGGCATTCACCAGTCAGACTCTGCGCACAGCCGGCTCACTGGCCGAGGCACGCGAGGCGATCACGGCGCGGCTGATCGCGCTGGCTCAGGCGCACGACGTGCTGACAGCCGAGGACTGGCAGGGGGCGGACCTTGCTCAGATCGTCGCTGATGCCCTGCGGCTGCATGGCGGGGACGGCGAGCGCTGCCGCTGGCAGGGCAACGCGGTACGCGTTTCATCTCGCATCGCACTGGCGCTCGCGATGGTGCTGCACGAGCTTGCGACCAACGCGATCAAGTACGGAGCGCTCTCGAACGCGACTGGCACCGTTTCTGTGACATGGAAGATCACCGATGTGGGCGATCGGTCAGCCGAGCCGCGCCTTCGGCTTGCACTGCGTTGGGAGGAGCGGGGTGGCCCGCCTGTAACACCGCCGACGCGCAGAGGGTTCGGCACGCGCATGATCGAGCGCGGTCTTGCCAGCGAACTCCAGGGTGAGGTCCAGATGAGCTACGAGCCGGCAGGAGTCGTCTGCCTGCTCGACATCCCGCTGGAGGTCGGCTGA
- a CDS encoding sigma-70 family RNA polymerase sigma factor — protein MPGSNLNAWLFTILRNQFYSECRKHKREVEDADWVAAERLIEVPDQEDRIELQDVWGKVAKLPAVQREALLLVSVHDMTYEAAAEVIGCQVGTVKSRVSRGRALLSDLLGFADGRLSRVTA, from the coding sequence GTGCCCGGCTCCAACCTAAACGCGTGGCTGTTCACGATCTTGCGCAACCAGTTCTACAGCGAGTGCCGCAAGCACAAGCGTGAGGTGGAGGACGCAGATTGGGTTGCGGCGGAGCGGCTGATCGAGGTGCCGGACCAAGAGGATCGGATCGAGTTGCAGGATGTCTGGGGCAAGGTGGCGAAGTTGCCTGCCGTCCAGCGCGAGGCTCTGCTCCTCGTGAGCGTGCACGACATGACCTATGAGGCTGCCGCCGAGGTGATCGGATGTCAGGTCGGCACCGTGAAGAGCCGTGTCAGCCGCGGACGCGCCCTGCTGTCAGATCTGCTCGGCTTCGCAGATGGCCGGTTGAGCCGGGTGACCGCCTGA
- a CDS encoding sigma factor produces MVTLQLGHSQVPMINPDQNQRVCLTAALRAHLGSQLRACYGTFLTENQPQRLLDLIRQLETALASQKEPDAAAFRDGLLAAVPRLHTYAMSLTGNAARADDLVQEALLRAWSNSTGSCPAPT; encoded by the coding sequence ATGGTCACGCTTCAGCTTGGCCATTCACAGGTGCCCATGATCAACCCCGACCAGAACCAGCGAGTGTGCCTGACCGCAGCCCTGCGCGCCCACCTCGGCAGTCAGCTTCGGGCCTGCTATGGCACTTTCCTGACGGAGAACCAGCCACAGCGGCTTCTCGATCTCATCCGGCAGCTTGAGACTGCGCTGGCCTCTCAGAAAGAGCCAGACGCGGCAGCGTTTCGTGATGGCTTGCTGGCAGCGGTTCCGCGATTGCACACCTACGCTATGTCCCTAACCGGGAACGCGGCGCGAGCCGATGATCTCGTGCAGGAGGCGCTGCTCAGGGCTTGGTCGAACAGCACAGGTTCGTGCCCGGCTCCAACCTAA
- a CDS encoding PAS domain-containing protein, giving the protein MGSDDSEYVLDAPDRGWNHEPSRAELFKQIKSPAYTTDADGWLTYYNEAAADLWGYRPELGKTRWCGSWRIFTTEGAHLPLDQCPMAVALKEGRAVRGVQAVVERPDGTLIPFLPHPTPLRDASGAIVAGSNVLLPLTAQGSVLPPFDYSGDDWTEALPPDLPDSLELDDLTGCLQRTLAAQADVEFGFQIDCERLEAWSSSEAEKEHIVRQLESKRERQRTLLNKRLDQLQQRAKRLMAEAQEGKGTARMIVDPRNTLH; this is encoded by the coding sequence TTGGGCTCGGACGATTCCGAATACGTACTCGATGCGCCCGACCGAGGCTGGAATCACGAGCCGTCGCGGGCTGAATTGTTCAAGCAGATCAAGTCACCTGCCTACACCACCGACGCGGACGGCTGGCTGACCTACTACAACGAGGCGGCAGCCGATCTCTGGGGCTACCGGCCTGAACTCGGCAAGACGCGCTGGTGCGGCTCCTGGCGGATCTTCACGACCGAAGGCGCGCACCTGCCGCTCGACCAGTGCCCCATGGCTGTGGCGCTGAAGGAGGGCCGTGCAGTACGTGGGGTGCAGGCTGTAGTGGAACGACCGGACGGGACCCTGATCCCCTTCCTGCCCCATCCGACGCCGCTGCGAGACGCCTCGGGCGCGATCGTCGCCGGCTCCAACGTGCTTCTGCCGCTCACCGCGCAGGGCAGCGTACTGCCTCCCTTCGACTACTCCGGCGACGACTGGACGGAGGCACTGCCCCCTGATCTGCCGGATAGCCTCGAACTCGACGATCTGACGGGCTGCCTCCAGAGAACCTTGGCTGCCCAGGCTGATGTGGAGTTCGGCTTCCAGATCGACTGCGAACGCCTTGAGGCATGGTCCAGCTCAGAGGCCGAGAAGGAGCACATCGTCCGGCAGCTTGAGAGCAAAAGGGAGAGACAGCGCACCCTGCTGAACAAGCGACTCGACCAGCTACAGCAGCGGGCCAAGCGGCTCATGGCGGAGGCTCAAGAGGGGAAGGGGACAGCGAGGATGATCGTAGATCCTCGCAACACCCTCCACTGA
- a CDS encoding polyhydroxyalkanoate depolymerase: protein MLYLMRDACDLMLTPARMAAGVAKTACQNPFSPLAYTPSSRAVAASCELFERGTRRYAKPAFDLPASEHVVWERPFCRVIAFGAPSAKPKMLIVAPMSGHYATLLRGTVAAFLDTHQVFITDWADAKQVPLSAGRFDLDDYIDYCIAMFEALGPDLHVMAVCQPSVPVLAAIARMEAEDHPLVPQSAVLIGGPIDTRHSPTAVNKLPQERSIDWFRQNCIHAVPWPHAGYGRNVYPGFLQLAGFISMNLNRHQTAHWDMFNHLVQGDGDSAAKHREFYDEYLAVMDLTGEFYLKTIETVFINHAMPRGVMRHREALVELGAIRRCALMAIEGEKDDITGVGQTRAALDLAANLSAEKKAYHLQIGAGHYGIFNGSRFRAEIAPKIAAFMQDNTATLPAELTLGLANMATSGSDALAEQFVAAALITDRAQSQGSASAERYL from the coding sequence ATGCTGTACCTGATGCGTGATGCTTGTGACCTGATGCTCACCCCAGCACGCATGGCAGCAGGCGTTGCCAAGACAGCCTGTCAGAACCCGTTCAGCCCACTCGCCTACACACCCTCCAGCCGCGCCGTCGCTGCCTCCTGCGAGTTGTTCGAGCGTGGCACGCGCCGCTACGCCAAGCCTGCCTTCGACCTGCCCGCGTCCGAGCACGTGGTGTGGGAGCGCCCGTTCTGCCGCGTCATTGCCTTCGGTGCACCCTCGGCAAAGCCGAAGATGCTGATCGTGGCCCCCATGTCGGGCCACTACGCAACACTCCTGCGCGGCACGGTGGCGGCGTTCCTCGACACGCATCAGGTGTTCATCACCGATTGGGCCGACGCCAAGCAGGTGCCGCTGTCGGCCGGACGCTTCGACCTCGACGACTACATCGACTACTGCATCGCCATGTTCGAGGCGCTGGGACCGGACCTGCACGTCATGGCAGTCTGCCAGCCCTCCGTGCCGGTTCTCGCCGCGATCGCCCGTATGGAAGCCGAGGATCACCCGCTGGTGCCGCAATCGGCCGTGCTGATCGGCGGCCCCATCGACACCCGCCATTCGCCGACCGCCGTGAACAAGCTGCCGCAGGAGCGCAGCATCGACTGGTTCCGGCAGAACTGCATCCACGCGGTGCCGTGGCCTCACGCGGGCTACGGCCGCAATGTCTACCCCGGCTTCCTGCAGCTGGCCGGATTCATCAGCATGAACCTCAATCGCCACCAGACGGCGCATTGGGACATGTTCAACCACCTCGTGCAGGGCGACGGTGACTCGGCCGCCAAGCACCGGGAGTTCTACGACGAGTATCTGGCGGTGATGGATCTCACCGGGGAGTTCTACCTCAAGACGATCGAGACGGTGTTCATCAACCACGCCATGCCGCGTGGCGTGATGCGGCACCGTGAGGCGCTGGTGGAGCTCGGCGCGATCCGCCGCTGTGCCCTGATGGCGATCGAGGGTGAGAAGGACGACATCACCGGCGTCGGCCAGACGCGCGCGGCTCTGGATCTCGCCGCGAACCTGTCGGCCGAGAAGAAGGCGTACCACCTCCAGATCGGCGCGGGGCACTACGGCATCTTCAACGGCTCGCGCTTCCGGGCTGAGATCGCGCCGAAGATCGCGGCCTTCATGCAGGACAATACGGCCACGCTGCCAGCGGAGCTAACGTTGGGGCTCGCGAATATGGCCACCTCCGGCTCAGATGCATTGGCAGAGCAGTTCGTAGCAGCGGCGCTGATCACTGACAGAGCGCAGTCGCAGGGCAGCGCCTCAGCCGAAAGGTACCTGTAG
- a CDS encoding SRPBCC family protein: protein MLGGPVPVRNYSSTIAVTPKGAGALVTWRATFEADAVSDAEAVAFIAGVYERGLAGIAKEAGR from the coding sequence CTGCTTGGTGGTCCTGTGCCGGTGAGGAACTACAGCTCGACCATCGCGGTCACGCCGAAGGGCGCAGGTGCGCTGGTCACTTGGCGAGCCACCTTCGAGGCTGACGCGGTGAGTGATGCGGAGGCGGTGGCCTTCATCGCCGGCGTCTACGAGCGAGGCTTGGCCGGCATCGCGAAGGAAGCAGGCAGGTAG
- a CDS encoding DUF4163 domain-containing protein, producing MSKNLASMPQIVNPTDEAELRINAALRRLDASVRKAALECKAEGGANSSWERNINVPMRGPRFLSFEITDNVFCGGAHPNVSTMAIVYDLATGAPVVWTMLLPPSLTGKAVLAAGADGTKMVTLASRMLHALYLEGYRPMAGDAKIDEADKECRDAVTNWSGDAPPMMAWLDAKAGGLAVQFDLPHAVQACADAVVIPVATLWQEGAQAVLIDAIEPAHGKPTTP from the coding sequence GTGAGCAAGAACCTCGCGTCCATGCCGCAGATCGTGAATCCCACTGACGAGGCGGAGCTGCGGATCAATGCCGCCCTGCGGCGCCTGGATGCGAGCGTCCGGAAGGCTGCCCTGGAGTGTAAGGCAGAGGGTGGGGCAAACAGCTCATGGGAGCGGAACATCAACGTTCCGATGCGAGGTCCCCGCTTCCTCAGCTTCGAGATCACCGACAACGTGTTCTGCGGTGGCGCGCACCCCAACGTCAGCACCATGGCCATCGTGTACGATCTCGCGACCGGAGCTCCCGTCGTCTGGACCATGCTCCTTCCACCCTCACTCACTGGCAAGGCGGTCCTCGCAGCGGGTGCAGATGGCACGAAAATGGTGACGCTTGCCTCGAGGATGCTGCACGCGCTCTACCTCGAGGGCTACCGCCCGATGGCCGGCGACGCCAAGATCGACGAAGCCGACAAGGAGTGCCGAGACGCAGTCACGAACTGGTCTGGAGACGCGCCTCCCATGATGGCATGGCTCGATGCCAAGGCAGGCGGCCTCGCAGTGCAGTTCGACCTACCTCACGCCGTTCAGGCCTGTGCTGATGCCGTGGTAATCCCGGTCGCAACGCTGTGGCAGGAAGGTGCTCAGGCCGTCCTCATCGACGCCATCGAGCCGGCACACGGGAAGCCGACAACACCCTGA